DNA from Pelodiscus sinensis isolate JC-2024 chromosome 1, ASM4963464v1, whole genome shotgun sequence:
ttgctgcgtagacacaTCCTTTGTGGCCTGGGACACTCTGCTTCACTTTAACTGTGTAACATTAGATAGCCCCCTAACTAGAACAGCAGTAATAATTTTTGTAAAACCTAATGAAGAGGAAAAGGCAGTAGGCCGCCAAGAGTACTGCTCACTCACACAGGATTCTTTCCTTGTTTCTTTATTCTACCACAGCCTGTTTATTTCTACTTGTACTGGTACATCATACGTTTATGCTGTAAATTATTGGGGAGTAGTGACTGTCTTTCTATGGTGGGTATTTATAGTACTTAGCAAAACGGGGACTTAGAGAGGGGTTTGTAAGAATTAGTGCAGTACAGAGATTGCAGAATATTAATGAACCATGTTAGTCACAATTTAAGTCTAGATTCTCATgacgaatttttttttttaaatatcctcaAATAATCTGCATCTCACACTAACAGCACGAACAGTGCTACGGAGCCTTTCTTAGACTTACATAATGTTGCTCTCCACAAGTCACATGATACAATTTTGTTAAACCTGTAACGACAGCAAATGAATTGTGTGACCGTTGAACAATTCCATATTTTCTTTTTGCTTAAGctacttgttttaaaatattttccaggtTACACATACAGAGATTATCCAGAATATAGTCCAAGGTATGTTGAAGATAAAGTATGTctagttttttaaaaagggttaaaaTAGAGTTACATTAATTATGGCTGAATTTGAAGGAATGGACCAAAGGAAATATGAAGGGTCTTGTTTGATCTACACAGAAATGTTTTTATAGCTAAAGGTGTCCATAAGGAAAGCATACCACACTgacttttttaaatcattttaggGAATTCATTTAGTAGTATGAGAAGAATAATAGAGCTAAGCAGGGTATTTATTTTTACATGGCCTCAGTGAGAGATGAGCCCTCCAAATTCATGGCTAACCGCTCTGATTAATTACCACATTATAATATCTCAATATTAAGAACGAAAGAAAGAACGAACAAACGGCAGTCAGACAAGCTCTGGATGATCCAACCTCATGTTTTTCAgaaaacagatacttcaaagccCTTCACCTCAAAACAAAACCCTCGTTCGTTAATACAAAAAAGCTAAACCCCCAACAATACTTTCCTGTTTACGTATCTGATGTTAGTATGTAGACAGCCATATCTGCCCGAATACTATACACCACAACTTTATTCACTCTGAGCAGATCCAGAAGAAGATGCACAGCTAAGCATGAATCATACAAAACATCTTTCAGCACACAATAGCCTGCAAGCACAATTCCCATATTTTGGGGGGCACACACAATTTTAACACTTCTAGACTTTAAATTACACGCTCATTTGACTACAGTATGTTATTATGCACCAGGACTTGGAGGATTCCGATATTTCCCAATGTCAACTGGGGACTGCGAGTACCACTGATATATTTTCCCCTTCTTCAGATCTGCTTTTTTCCTCTACGCTTTCATCACCTTCAGATTGTAGAGCTTTGAAggtcagaaaatatttttatcgCCAGGCATGGTCCCGCCCACACTCTGCTCCTAGAACTCCTACTATAGGTCTACTGGGGGAGGAGTGTTACTGCCTCCAGCACCTGCCCTTCCCATGGTtccagggccagggaggttgGAGCTGTGTGCCACCCCACTTCTTTGTGGTACTGGTGGGCTGGGCTAgggacttgcctcccccagccttacCATCAGTCACCGTCAATGACAAAATATATCAAACATATTAAGTTCAGGTTAACCACAAGTATGTTCTTATAATTAAAGTCCTGGAAAAGGACTCAGGAAATCTGGGATCATTTCTGTCCTGGCACCTCAGACTCCTTGCACCACTCTGGACAAGTCTCTGCAGTGCCCAGTTCCCCAACTAAATACAATATGGGTCTTCCACTGTTCACCTGTCTTACAATGTCTCCTATGGCACCTACTGTTTTTTCTTAATATTTACCTATGTAGGTCTATATGTGAAAGTGCTCAGCGCAATGGGCTTCTAATCTTGATTAGGGCCTCCAGACACCactgccatttaaatttaaaacaaaaagggtCAGATTCAATGTGCACAGCCTAAGATATTTCAATGCACACTACAGAGAGAATTTAAGTTAATTCTCATTCCCCTTACAGCTATGATGATGATTATACTGAAGAATGTCCAGTTTATGGCAACCTCAATCAGGAGATTTTAGGTAAGATCTCTTAAGAATGACTTAAAATAGACATATAATAAAGAGCCAGAATGATTAACATGCTTTAtgaattaggaatgttaaatttcaattaactaatcaaatagttgatgggctttccattgactatttgattagtcgataaagacTAGTGCGTTtcacctttgaaatatacaagagctctAGTGGGGATATTTCAAAGTTGAAACGCTGCGTGGAGCCCAATGCCAGCGGGAAGTTCCCGGAtgaccccaggcttcatgagGGCGCttcctttttgaaatgtacaagagccctagcatTTCCAAGTTGGAACACTGCCAcccatggagctggaggtggagggggatctggcttttaagccggctcttgCCCCCCAGTATCCTtacctcttccccccgcccccctccccccagtctcttTGTGATGGAGGcaacagggggaaggagggaagggagaagcaatTAGTCGactagcttttgcttatcggatagttgattagtcgcttGCGTCCCTATTATGAATGTCTCCTAATGAATTTCCACAGAACTGTTTGTTGATAAATCGGATATGTGCTTGTTCCAGTTACAGAGGAGAGAAGCAGTGAAACTTCAGTTGCTCATTTTAAAACCCAAATGTGTTAATTCCTACAACATTAACCTAGATCTTGGGACTGCTGTGACAACAGATTGACTAGCACACTGAATATATTTTACTCCCCAGCCATTAAGATATTGGCATGAAGAGAGCTATTTAAAATCTCTCAGAAGCGTACAAGGGCTAGTCTAAATGCTgagttgcaccagtttaactgAAGGTACAATGTTAAACCGGTACAGCAAGCTGCGtggacacttagggtacgtctagactatagggttttgtcgacagaagttttgtcgacagatactgttgacaaagcttctctcgacaaagagcgtctagactacatccagttctgtcgacaaagcaagccgctttgtcgacataacagtgtggacgcaaaggacagtgtagatgcaataaagccttccatcgacagaactctgtcaacaaaaggcgttattcctcataaaatgaggtttacatacgtcgacaaaactgctgagttttgtcgacgttatgtcgacataactcaaaggcagtgtggacgcaggtatagctttgtcgacaaaagtccacttttgtcgacaaaaccctgtagtctagacacacccttactgaagGTCCAAGTAGGCTTATTTTGTTTGCAAAAATCTAACTTGAATCCGTGCAAATTTGTGATCATGCCCTCTGCCTCAAAACTCTATGAGGAAAAGAAACATCTATTTAGGAGGGCATAAAATGAGGCAcgaagaaaaaaaacagcaacttGTCTCATGTTCATAGAAAGTTAGTGGCACAGCAAAGACTAGGATCTAGTCATTCTGCTCCCCAGTAATGATAACCTAGACTCAGGATAtttctcttactcaaatactgtCTCTGCTCAGCTATATTTAGCATGAGACACCTGACAAATCACATCAAGCACCATCAAATCTGTCAGTGTTTACCAAATTGTAAGGCTTTTGCTGATCAACTAATCCACTGTCCCATAATCTGGTGCTAGAAATACAAATGCTACCATGCATTTCCTAGCTTTTTTATTTCCTGGAAGCTTGGAAGGAGTCAGGGAGGGACTATAACGTAGAACCTGAACTTCCATTAATATAGGCGTGGAGTGTCTAATCTATAATACAGTGTCTAATCACAGACAGCATCTTCTAACCACTATGAAATCTTTTTCATTTCTAATAAGCTCTAGATGAGTGTTGCTATGAACAAATGAAGGCCCGTCCTCGGAGGTTCGCTAATGAAGTAAAGGTACTCTTATTTATATTCTTGCTCTCAGACTTCTGCATTAAGGAAGGCACTTTGCCACAGAGCTCCTCACATGTATCCAATAGCAGAATACAGCCCAAGACTTCTGTTTCCTCCTCACACAAATGGGCATACCAGTTCAGAAGAGCTCTTAAGTGTGTACACAGATCTTTTGCTCTAGGGCCTTAATTGAGGTTTGGAAGCAGATAAGTACCAGCCAAGTGTGTCAGTTGCATCAAATCTGTCAATTCACTCATTCCTCAGATCAATGATTACATGTTGAAGGCATTTTAGTATTATTACTACCACCAATGTTTTGTAATGTGCTCAGCCTTGCAGCATTGAGATACTGTATTAAAAACTGAAATAGCAGGATTTTTGGTTATTATGGTAAATTAAGCAATGGCCAGATAAGTTAAAAATAAGTTACTAACAAGTTGCAAGTGAAAAACATGGTAATCATGAATGCATTAGGGATATAGATCTATTTGATTCTCTAACATGCACAGTACAAGAGAAATACGATCAAAACATAAGACCCAGAGTCAATACCACATCCCGTGGCCACACCATACATCTCCCCTGCACGTCTCCCTTACCTCCCATACACACAGCTGGGCATTATGCAGGATTATGCAAACcttgaaaaaaacatttaatgAGTTATCTGTTCATTAAATACCATGAACAGGGGGATGGGGAATAGGGATGGAAAGCCATCCAGTGATATCACTGAATTAAAAAAGTTTGGGGCTACCTTATTGTAGTGGTTACCAAAGTGGGGTTGGGTTCCCACACCCCTGGGTGTGAAACATGAGCTATGCAGGGGGCTGTCCTTAAGCCAGGCTGGAACAGAAAAGCATTCAGGAATTTTTGCAGCGTGgaagatgccattttgttctctaCAGGTCATCCTCCACATAGCATGATCTCACACACAAAGTGAAAGGTCACATTGTCAAATGTGTTCCAGTAGCACCAGAAATGAAGGGTGGGGTACAGGACATTTAGTCATATGGTGACGGGGGCTTTGGCAGAAAATAGTTTGAGATCCACCAACTTACACAATACATCAGTGCAACTTCTCACAAAAATGCTGTGCTGAAGAGTCTGGTGGGTTGCCTTAAGGAAGTGAAAGTCTTAAAGGTGTAGTAATTAACAAAAGTATTGAACTGAATACACGTGATTTTCCTCTTAGGTGGAGACTGAAACTCAGATGTGTTATGCCTCCCTTGATCACAGCATCAAGGAAAAACACAGAAAGCCTAGGAAAAAGAAAGCTCCTTTAGAAGTGAATGAAGAAGAGATGCCATCTAAAACCAACACCCTGGCTTCCCAAACCAGCATTTATCTCAACAGTGACCAGCTGGCTGCTGAAAATCAACCAACAGAGGAAGCCATTCATGATGACCCCATCAGACTATTTGGCTTGATTCATACAACATCTAAAGAGGACCCCTGCCTCAACTGACTGTTTGCACAAGATCAAGTAGATCTTTCATCTGTTTATGTTGAGGGGAAAGACTGAATAAATAGTATCCTTAATTTGAGATAAATGCTTGGTAAATGAAACGCTGATCGATGACAAACAGGTAAGTGATGCATTCAAATTGTCTGCTGAATGTAACTGCAGACAGTTTAGGTCAGTAGACAGCAGGACGTTAGACACAGATGGCTAATTTTAAAGCAGCTCAAAGAAGAGTTTACCACCTTCATAGTCTTCTACTTTGCAAAGGAGTTACAGGAGCAGCGTACCTCCTAGAATCTGACCTCAAATTAACAGTCATTCTGTACTGGCTGACTTACTCCTTCACTTGTCCATGGATCCCACTTTAAGGGATTTGAAATGGGCCACTCTGTCACCTGTAGAAAGCTAGCATATTTTACCCATTCTTCGTTGTTTCACGAGTAGTTTGGGAAACCATCACAGGCACTTTAAGACTGGCATATTGAAAAGTTTGCTTGATTTTATAGTTAAAACTTGTTCTGCTGTTCAATATTTAGTACTTTCCTACTGTGACCTGCAGTACTATTTAAGGTTAATTAGAGAATAATGTAACTGCTTCCATTCATGTAATGAGTGCTTTGAATACCCAGCAAATTTAATGATATCATTATATACTTTTAGCTTCCTATGGTGAACAGTACTAGATTCTATCTCAACCAATAACATTTTCTCTGTCTGTATTCAGTCTGTAAAGAAAGTGGCAAATGACCTGTGGAAAATAAGCCTCTCGAGGAGGGCAGAATGATTTTTAGTGGGTTTTACATTGTCATTTCAATAACTGTTTTAGGAAGATTGGGGACTGAAAAGGCTTTTCCTGTCCCTAAACAATTCAGTAACTATATGCATGTGTCTTGCTTAGAACTTGCAGCACCATTTTAGCTTGAAAGCTCTTGGGTGGCAAAGATTGGTCTCGTTTTATGTATGGCATATTGTGGGTGCTAAATAGTAATAGCAGCAAACAATGATACACCACTGCTATAATACTGATGTCGCCTATGAGTGCCAGGAAAAGGAATAGCTTTTCCCCATATGAAAAGCATTATGGGCTCTAGGGTCCAAGGAGAACTGAGAACTTGATTGCCCACAGACCCATGTAAAAGCAACACCCAAATGGCTTGCTCTCCTGGAAACTATTTCATTCTAAATGAGATGTAGGCAACTAATGTTAGAGGCAGAAATAAGATGTTAGTAAGGAATCAATAGAAATTACACAAAACATATGAAAACACTTATCCAAGCTagcactcctcccctccctcccaaaagagGTAAACTTGAACCTAAACACAGGGACATCAGAAATGCTGTCTTAATCTGGTCATGTTTGAAAGTGTTACGGTCTAGTTACCATTGTAGAGGGAGATTGAAATCAAAGTTAAGACTGAGCTGTATATTAGCAAGCTCTTGGCCCCACAAGCCAAAAATGTTTTCAACAGCATCTCTGGTGAAATGTAAGATATAAGTAATCTAAATAAACTGACAGTGAACAGAGCTAGTATCACAACTTTCAAAGTGATAAAAGCAAGGCTTATCAAACTAATTAAGCAACCAAACAGCCCATTGGACAAGTATTAATAGGGAAAAAGCCAAGGAATATGTTATCAGTTAATACAGGTGGCTTCAACATTTGTCTAAATAAAGATTGGTCAAGGTCTGTTACTTCCTGTTTTTCTCAAAAGACACACTTACTCCACAGTACTCCTTGCTAGCTCTGCAGAGGCCCACCTGAGTTTCCTTTTAATTTAGTCTCTTATAAGCCCACAGAAGCCAAATATCAAGAACATTTGCCCTCATGGGGTCCAGTTTATTAAGATCTGCAGAAAGTCTTCTAAAGAAAACTCAGACTTACAATCTCTTCACACCACTTTCAGCTGTGACCAGTTCCTCTTCTATGCATGTGTTTCCCCTAGAGATCCAGTGCTCTTCAGCTCCCAGCAAGGCAGTGTTTGTGATTAACTACTAACAATCTGCAGCTGTCTAGCTCTGGTGCCTTTCCTTAAGCACAATTGGGCAGCAGGTAATCCCTAATCCCTTTCAAAGGTGTCAGTTACATTGTGACACACTTCTTGTGCTATAaccaaaaaagcagtcatgttgcactttaaagactaacaagatggtcagttagctttcgtggggcagacccacttcttcagatcatattctgaaagtgaattggcatggaCTGGATCTTTGGCTTCCCTCTCTCATACTGAAAAATCCCATCTCTGATTataaaggttcagagaagattACAAAGGCACAATTCCACAAGCACTTCAtgcccattcaagtcaatgggatttaagtaCTTGCTTCACTTTGAATACATCCTTAAATTCTGTGGAATTGTCAGCCTTCACTGAGTTCAGTAGACCATGAACAGTTTACACAAACATAGGGcttctaatttatttatttatttattactggTGGGAGAAACAAATGGAATTTATCAAGAGATCCACTCCTGCATTTGGCTTGCCTTCTCTAGCTGATCACTACAAAggttaatttatctagttttcaTCCCAGCCTCTATTTTAGGATAAACAAACAATCACCTTGTCAATTATTTCCTGAGACATTTCTACTATTGCTgtgtgagagatttttttttctagtccAGCTGCAAAGATGAAGCATATTGCTCTTGCTCTTTGCCCTCATGTTCACTTTTAATCTGGAGTAAACCTGTTGTGTTTAGGCATTACATTTTTTGAAAACTATAACCTGGTTCAGCAATAgccttttttgggggaagggaataGTTGGTTTTAGAGGATTGCTGAATGCCTCCTGAAAACAACCTTGAACATTCTTCCATGCTCTTCAGGCAACATATCACCTAGTGGACATGATGTAACGTTTGGTGCTATTGATTAAACTTTTATTGTAAAAAAACAATTACTGTGAAATATACATGTACATTTCTTAGGATAATGCAGATGTTTATTCTGAacactatttaaatattttcttactATATTAATAACAAAAAAAGTAATGATACAAGAGTATAATCTAAAGCCACCTTCATCGTATCAGAAGtagttttttttatatttattcactattttacattagaaaaaaaagtcaaaatagaAACCAACAAGAGGAAAAAAGAACAAAGCCAAAGTGAATGGGGAAAGTTAACTCCAATGACAGATGGCAGACCAGACAGAAAAGGTACTGCGTAGACAAGAAAATGTTATGTTATCACATCAGTTTTTCAACAGTCTCACTTAGCACTTCAGTAGGGCTTCTTGACTACATCACCATTTCCTAGATAGTGAAAAACAAAGGACAACAAAATTGGAGGAatttgtgtgtgcacgtgcactaCTCTCAGCATTTCTTAATAGAGAAACATCATTCACTTACAGAAATTATCAGATACAGGATCAAACAAATTCCT
Protein-coding regions in this window:
- the TRAT1 gene encoding T-cell receptor-associated transmembrane adapter 1 isoform X1, whose translation is METVFCHFSIWGLLAFVIMALVVSLIINISYCIANKQKGYTYRDYPEYSPSYDDDYTEECPVYGNLNQEILALDECCYEQMKARPRRFANEVKVETETQMCYASLDHSIKEKHRKPRKKKAPLEVNEEEMPSKTNTLASQTSIYLNSDQLAAENQPTEEAIHDDPIRLFGLIHTTSKEDPCLN
- the TRAT1 gene encoding T-cell receptor-associated transmembrane adapter 1 isoform X2, which encodes MHQGYTYRDYPEYSPSYDDDYTEECPVYGNLNQEILALDECCYEQMKARPRRFANEVKVETETQMCYASLDHSIKEKHRKPRKKKAPLEVNEEEMPSKTNTLASQTSIYLNSDQLAAENQPTEEAIHDDPIRLFGLIHTTSKEDPCLN